A genomic segment from Capra hircus breed San Clemente chromosome 15, ASM170441v1, whole genome shotgun sequence encodes:
- the LOC102185481 gene encoding olfactory receptor 10A3-like: MKRQNQSSVFDFILLGFSNFPELQRQLFWVFLVDYLVTLLGNAIIIAVISLEQSFHVPMYLFLLNLSLVEVGFSAVIMPEMLVVLSSEKTTITFAGCFSQMYFILLFGGTECFLLGAMAYDRFAAICHPLSYPVTMNKRVFLNLVMFSWVSGITVATVQTSWVFSFPFCGNNEINHLFCETPPVLELACADTFLFEIYAFTGTILIVMVPFVLILLSYIRILFAILKMPSTTGRQKAFSTCASHLTSVTLFYGTASMTYLQPKSGYAPETKKLMSLAYTLLTPLLNPLIYSLRNSEMKKVLLKVWRRKVDLHTF; this comes from the coding sequence ATGAAAAGGCAGAACCAAAGCTCTGTGTTTGACTTCATCCTCTTGGgcttttctaattttcctgaacTACAGAGGCAGCTCTTTTGGGTGTTCCTGGTTGATTATCTGGTGACTCTGCTGGGAAATGCCATCATTATAGCCGTCATCTCCCTGGAACAGAGCTTCCACGTTCCCATGTACTTGTTTCTCCTGAACTTGTCTTTGGTGGAAGTGGGTTTCAGTGCAGTCATCATGCCTGAAATGCTGGTGGTCCTCTCCAGTGAAAAAACTACTATCACTTTTGCAGGCTGTTTTTCACAGatgtatttcattcttctttttgggGGGACTGAATGTTTTCTCCTGGGGGCAATGGCTTATGACCGATTTGCTGCAATCTGCCATCCTCTGAGCTACCCAGTGACTATGAACAAAAGGGTTTTCTTGAACTTAGTAATGTTCTCATGGGTCTCAGGGATCACAGTGGCTACTGTGCAGACCTCATGGGTTTTTAGTTTTCCCTTTTGTGGCAACAATGAAATTAATCATCTCTTCTGTGAGACTCCCCCAGTGTTAGAGCTTGCATGTGCAGACACCTTTCTGTTTGAGATCTACGCATTCACTGGCACCATTTTGATTGTTATGGTTCCTTTCGTGTTGATACTCTTGTCCTACATTCGAATTCTCTTTGCCATCCTGAAGATGCCGTCAACCACTGGGAGGCAAAAGGCCTTTTCCACCTGTGCCTCCCATCTTACATCTGTTACCCTCTTCTATGGCACAGCCAGTATGACTTACTTACAACCCAAATCTGGCTATGCCCCAGAAACCAAGAAGTTGATGTCCTTGGCTTACACGTTGCTCACACCTCTGCTGAATCCACTGATCTATAGCTTGCGGAACAGTGAGATGAAAAAAGTTTTGTTGAAAGTATGGCGAAGAAAAGTGGATTTACATACATTCTGA
- the LOC102185197 gene encoding olfactory receptor 10A3-like, which translates to MKSENQSSVVDVIFLGFPNFPQLQGQLFGVFLVDYLVTLLGNAIIIVVISLKQSFHVPMYLFLLNLSLVEVGFSAVIMPEMQVVLANEKTTVTFAGCFSQMYFILLFGRTECFLLGAMACDRFAAICHPLSYPVTMNKRVFLNLVMFSWVSGIMVATVQTSWVFSFPFCGPSEINHLSCETPPVLELACADTYLFEIYAFTGTILIVMVPFMLILLSYVRILFAILKMPSTTGRQKAFSTCASHLTSVTLFYGTASMTYLQPKSGYSPETKKLTSLAYTLLTPLLNPLIYSLRNSEMKRALMKLW; encoded by the coding sequence atgaaaagtgaaaaccaAAGCTCTGTAGTTGACGTCATCTTCTTGGGCTTTCCTAATTTTCCTCAACTCCAAGGGCAGCTCTTTGGAGTGTTCCTGGTTGATTATCTGGTGACTCTGCTGGGAAATGCCATCATTATAGTCGTCATCTCCCTGAAACAGAGCTTCCACGTTCCCATGTACTTGTTTCTCCTGAACTTGTCTTTGGTGGAAGTGGGTTTCAGTGCAGTCATCATGCCTGAAATGCAGGTAGTCCTCGCCAATGAAAAAACTACGGTCACTTTCGCAGGCTGTTTTTCACAGatgtatttcattcttctttttgggAGGACTGAATGTTTTCTCCTGGGGGCAATGGCTTGTGACCGATTTGCTGCAATCTGCCATCCTCTGAGCTACCCAGTGACTATGAACAAAAGGGTTTTCTTGAACTTAGTAATGTTCTCATGGGTCTCAGGGATCATGGTGGCTACTGTGCAGACCTCATGGGTTTTTAGTTTTCCCTTTTGTGGCCCCAGTGAAATTAATCATCTTTCATGTGAAACTCCCCCAGTGTTAGAGCTTGCATGTGCAGACACCTATTTGTTTGAGATCTACGCATTCACTGGCACCATTTTGATTGTTATGGTTCCTTTCATGTTGATACTCTTGTCCTACGTTCGAATTCTCTTTGCCATCCTGAAGATGCCATCAACCACTGGGAGGCAAAAGGCCTTTTCCACCTGTGCCTCCCATCTCACATCTGTAACCCTCTTCTATGGCACAGCCAGTATGACTTACTTACAACCCAAATCTGGCTACTCCCCAGAAACCAAGAAGCTGACGTCCTTGGCTTACACGTTGCTCACACCTCTGCTGAATCCACTGATCTATAGCTTGCGAAACAGTGAGATGAAAAGAGCTTTGATGAAATTATGGTGA
- the NLRP10 gene encoding LOW QUALITY PROTEIN: NACHT, LRR and PYD domains-containing protein 10 (The sequence of the model RefSeq protein was modified relative to this genomic sequence to represent the inferred CDS: inserted 2 bases in 1 codon; deleted 1 base in 1 codon; substituted 4 bases at 4 genomic stop codons) — protein sequence MYGAQEAVKVVLRVSMVVNLLELSHVCLDGELWTGEHVRHLQESQEGGDNGNHDQLLPVAMPSSGSPDSSPCPSWELELDSVTVEALFDPXEEPFQVPPRVALQGSAGIRKITLARKMVDXTTGTLFPGWFDDVISLLAEGKLDQLLLXCCRDNEAAVTELLRQLEWLQFILDGYDDLQGPLAERLKRLRSSLMEDVLHPXIRRTVLPRSSLLITTQTLASWNPEPLLRQPHSDHILKAFSEDKKRSYLSSYFTDEKQVRNALDIVQANDVLYKACQVLGICWXCLLLAEGQVERGREVSEVPSTVPSPYCGVM from the exons ATGTATGGCGCTCAGGAGGCTGTGAAAGTTGTGCTCAGGGTCTCGATGGTTGTGAACCTGTTGGAGCTCAGCCACGTTTGTCTGGATGGCGA ATTATGGACAGGAGAGCATGTGCGCCACCTACAGGAGAGTCAAGAAGGGGGCGACAATGGCAACCATGACCAGCTTCTTCCAGTGGCCATGCCCAGCTCAGGGAGCCCAGACTCATCTCCCTGCCcaagctgggagctggagctggactctgtcACAGTGGAGGCTCTATTTGATCCATAAGAAGAGCCCTTCCAGGTCCCACCCAGAGTGGCGCTACAGGGGTCAGCTGGCATAAGAAAGATAACCCTGGCCAGAAAAATGGTGGACTAGACCACTGGCACCCTGTTCCCAGGCTGGTTTGATGATGTCATAT CCCTGCTGGCAGAGGGCAAACTGGACCAGCTCCTCCTCTGATGTTGTAGGGACAATGAAGCAGCTGTCACAGAGCTTCTGAGGCAGCTGGAATGGCTCCAGTTCATCCTAGATGGCTATGATGATCTGCAGGGGCCCTTG GCCGAGAGGTTGAAGAGGCTGAGGTCCAGTCTCATGGAGGATGTGCTGCACCCTTGAATCAGGAGGACAGTACTGCCGAGGTCCTCCCTTCTCATCACCACCCAGACCCTGGCTTCGTGGAATCCAGAGCCCTTGCTGAGACAACCACACTCTGACCACATCCTCAAAGCTTTCTCTGAGGACAAGAAGAGGAGTTATTTAAGCtcatatttcacagatgagaagcaAGTTAGAAATGCCCTTGACATTGTGCAAGCAAATGATGTTCTCTACAAAGCATGTCAGGTTCTAGGAATTTGCTG TTGTCTGCTTTTGGCTGAAGGACAggtagagagaggcagagaggtctcagaagtgcccagcacagtgcccaGTCCGTACTGTGGTGTAATGTGA